The Chitinophaga pinensis DSM 2588 region AATGTTTCTGTTAACCTATAATCGGCCGTATCGGTCAGCGCGTAGGGATCATTGCTGGCGGAGGATGATCTGGACTGACAGGCGTAACAGGCGATCATTATCGCGACAATCTTAACGGATGTATAGCATCTCATAATGTGGTATTGTGGAAGCAATCTATCCCTTTTTTTGAAACAAGTCATGCTGTAGGGTAAAAATAATTCCTCATTAACAACGAGTTAACTATTTCCTCACCACATTGATCTATTTTAGACATGTGTATGTACATCGCCGCAACGGCCATCTCGTTTTAATCTTATCTTATTACATTTTACTGGGACTAACCATCATCTGACTTTACAACTTATCGTATGACTCCATCTACGTTAAAATCCCCCCTATCCTGGCATCAGCAATTACAGGATGAACAAGCAGTTTATTTTGATCCGGCATTCAGGTTTTATTTTGGTGGCCAGGGCGCCTGGCAGGTATTCCGTCACAAGGAAGTACAGCGCGTACTGAGTGACCATGAAGTTTTTTCCAATGAATATATGCCCAAGTCAGATGATAATCTCCTGGGGAGCAATCTCAACCAGACGGATCCTCCGCGTCACCGGCAGTTACGTGCACTGGTGAGTAAGGCATTTGCTCCTGCTGTTATTGCAAAACTGGAGGCATGGATCCATCACGAATGTAAGGAGCTGCTGCAGACAGTCCTGGCAAAAGGAGAAATGGATTTTGTGAAAGTGTTTTCTATTCCTCTACCCGGTCGTGTTACAGCGCAGTTATTAGGTGTACCTGATCAGGACCATGACCAGGTAAACGCGTGGGTCAATGCCATTTCCAGTGATCCTGCCGTTATTGGTATGGATGCTTATTTTCAGGCGCAGCAGGAAATGGGCAGGTTGTTTACTGCTTTACTGGAAGAACGTGCTAAAACGCCTCAATCTGACCTTATATCGCATCTCTTACACGCAGAGATAGATGGTGAACGATTAAGTATGCCGGATACCCTTGCTTTTTGTATTGCGTTGTTAATAGCGGGCAATGAAACGACCAATGGTTTCCTGGCCAATGCCATGTACACGTTTGCCACTACGCCGGATGTACAGTCGCATCTCCAGGCACATATTGAAGACCTGCCTTCGGCTTTAAATGAAGTATTACGCTATGCGCCGCCGGTACAGAGTATGTGCCGTATTGCAAAGATGGATGTGGAACTGGGTGGGCAACTGATCCGTAAAGGGGATCTGATAAATGCATGGTTGTCAGCCGCTAACCGTGATCCGTCCGTATTCCGTAATCCTGATACCTTTGATATACACAGGAATAATATAAAAATGGTCAGCTTTGGTCATGGTGCGCACTATTGCATCGGCGCTATGCTGGCGAGAATGGAAGCAAAAATCGCTTTTGAAATCATCTTTTCTGCCATAAAAAATGTCACCTTGAAGCCAGGTGTCACGCCTGCAAGGAATCCGAGCACCATCGTGGCAGGGTTTCTGGATCTGCCGATTGTATTTGAGCCAAAATAAATATCAGGGAGGC contains the following coding sequences:
- a CDS encoding cytochrome P450, with protein sequence MTPSTLKSPLSWHQQLQDEQAVYFDPAFRFYFGGQGAWQVFRHKEVQRVLSDHEVFSNEYMPKSDDNLLGSNLNQTDPPRHRQLRALVSKAFAPAVIAKLEAWIHHECKELLQTVLAKGEMDFVKVFSIPLPGRVTAQLLGVPDQDHDQVNAWVNAISSDPAVIGMDAYFQAQQEMGRLFTALLEERAKTPQSDLISHLLHAEIDGERLSMPDTLAFCIALLIAGNETTNGFLANAMYTFATTPDVQSHLQAHIEDLPSALNEVLRYAPPVQSMCRIAKMDVELGGQLIRKGDLINAWLSAANRDPSVFRNPDTFDIHRNNIKMVSFGHGAHYCIGAMLARMEAKIAFEIIFSAIKNVTLKPGVTPARNPSTIVAGFLDLPIVFEPK